Proteins from a single region of Caloramator sp. E03:
- a CDS encoding L-aspartate oxidase gives MDIECDVLIVGTGIAGLYSALNLRDNLKIALVSKGDITQTNTYLAQGGIATAKDASDKPSFIEDTLRAGNYKNDLTAVRILADESIENIKKLIELGVDFDKSDDDLLYTREGAHSTNRIVHHKDYTGKEVADALIERVLKRKNIKIYKNFYLCDLITQNNRCLGGIFIKENKQINIFSKFTILATGGIGGLFKNSTNQRILTGDGLSIAVKNSIKLKDIQYIQFHPTAFYENTNERRFLISESVRGEGAYLLNSKGERFVDELLPRDEVSSKIYSEMKKTNSPCVYLSLSHLNSSYVKHRFPKIYSECLKRGIDITKDSIPVAPAQHYFMGGIEVDLYSKTSMENLFATGEVSCTGVHGENRLASNSLLEGLVFSKRAANYINNLSDKTLLKKVSPKIITDFEMVKRENLKIAIDLIKEKRWDLKDELISH, from the coding sequence ATGGATATTGAGTGTGATGTTTTAATAGTGGGGACTGGAATTGCAGGGCTTTATTCTGCACTTAATTTAAGAGATAATCTAAAGATTGCCCTTGTATCTAAAGGAGATATTACACAGACTAATACATATCTTGCACAGGGGGGAATTGCAACTGCAAAGGATGCTTCTGATAAGCCATCCTTTATTGAAGATACATTACGGGCTGGAAACTACAAAAACGATTTGACTGCTGTTAGGATTCTTGCAGATGAGTCTATTGAAAATATAAAAAAGCTTATTGAGCTTGGGGTTGATTTTGACAAATCAGATGATGATCTTTTATACACGCGGGAAGGTGCCCACAGCACAAACCGAATAGTCCACCACAAAGATTATACTGGAAAAGAAGTTGCAGACGCTTTAATTGAAAGAGTTTTAAAACGAAAGAATATAAAGATATATAAAAACTTCTATCTTTGTGATTTAATAACCCAAAATAACAGATGTCTTGGAGGAATATTTATTAAGGAAAACAAACAAATAAACATATTTTCAAAGTTTACTATACTCGCAACGGGAGGAATTGGAGGTCTATTTAAAAACTCAACAAATCAAAGGATTTTAACAGGAGATGGGCTGTCTATTGCAGTTAAAAACAGCATAAAGCTAAAGGACATACAATATATACAGTTTCACCCAACGGCTTTTTATGAAAATACAAATGAAAGAAGGTTTTTAATATCAGAAAGCGTAAGAGGTGAAGGTGCTTATCTTTTAAATTCTAAGGGTGAAAGATTTGTAGATGAGCTTTTGCCAAGGGATGAGGTATCATCAAAGATTTACAGTGAAATGAAAAAAACAAATTCCCCTTGTGTTTATCTTAGCCTTTCCCATTTGAATTCTTCTTATGTAAAGCATAGATTCCCTAAAATCTACAGCGAGTGTTTAAAAAGAGGAATAGATATTACAAAGGATTCTATACCTGTTGCCCCTGCACAGCACTATTTTATGGGGGGCATTGAGGTTGATTTATATTCTAAAACTTCTATGGAAAACCTGTTTGCAACAGGGGAGGTATCCTGCACCGGGGTTCACGGTGAAAACCGCCTTGCAAGCAACTCCCTCCTTGAAGGCTTAGTATTTTCAAAAAGGGCTGCGAATTATATTAATAACCTTTCAGATAAAACCCTTCTTAAGAAAGTAAGCCCTAAAATTATAACTGACTTTGAAATGGTAAAAAGAGAAAACTTAAAAATAGCAATAGATTTAATAAAAGAGAAAAGGTGGGATCTTAAGGATGAACTTATCAGTCATTGA
- a CDS encoding haloacid dehalogenase-like hydrolase: MKRFIDSFSHELLKMNKKEIINSIKLSEGRVIISEVIGTLQPLMVNISNAELACAFGADILLLNMFDVNNPLINGISVNDKNEYIREIKRLTGRIVGINLEPVSSDKGIFISKGRVASKENAIKARDMGVNLILLTGNPNVGVTNKEIINSIYNIKEAVGEDVIIFAGKMHSSGILNEQGNRVITLDDIKYFIDAGADGILIPAPMTVPGITVEYVKELIEYIHLRGILSITSIGTSQEGSDEGTIRNIALACKMAGADLHHIGDSGLAGVAIPENILTYSVAIRGKRHTYFRMAASINR, encoded by the coding sequence ATGAAAAGATTTATTGATAGTTTCTCCCATGAACTGCTTAAAATGAATAAAAAAGAAATTATAAACTCAATAAAATTAAGTGAAGGAAGGGTAATAATATCTGAGGTAATTGGAACCCTTCAGCCTCTAATGGTTAACATAAGCAATGCAGAGCTTGCCTGTGCATTTGGTGCAGATATTTTACTTCTTAATATGTTTGATGTTAATAACCCCTTAATAAATGGTATTAGCGTTAATGATAAAAATGAATATATCCGCGAAATAAAAAGGCTTACGGGAAGAATTGTCGGTATTAATTTGGAGCCTGTAAGTAGCGATAAAGGTATCTTTATATCAAAAGGCAGAGTTGCTTCAAAGGAAAATGCGATAAAGGCAAGGGATATGGGAGTAAATTTAATACTTTTAACAGGTAATCCTAATGTAGGAGTTACAAATAAAGAAATAATAAATTCAATATACAATATAAAAGAGGCAGTAGGGGAGGATGTTATAATATTTGCAGGAAAAATGCATTCTTCAGGGATTTTAAATGAGCAGGGAAATAGAGTAATAACATTAGATGATATAAAATACTTTATAGATGCAGGTGCCGATGGGATTTTAATTCCTGCTCCTATGACAGTTCCGGGAATTACAGTTGAATATGTAAAGGAGCTTATAGAATATATACATTTAAGGGGAATTCTTTCAATAACATCAATAGGTACATCACAGGAGGGTTCAGATGAAGGTACAATAAGAAATATAGCCTTAGCATGTAAAATGGCAGGGGCAGATCTACATCATATAGGTGATAGTGGCCTTGCTGGAGTTGCAATACCTGAAAACATATTAACTTATTCAGTTGCAATAAGGGGGAAAAGACACACATATTTTAGAATGGCAGCGTCAATAAACAGATAA
- the nadA gene encoding quinolinate synthase NadA produces MIDEINRLKKEKNALILAHNYQLLEVIDVADYVGDSFYLSDIAKKSDKEVIVLCGVHFMAESAKILSPQKTVLLPVIDAGCPLADMVDTDKLSEYKSKHPDAAFVCYINTTAEVKALCDVVVTSSNALKIIKKLDNRKIVFLPDKNLGEYIKEQVPEKEIILWEGFCPTHKKISKESILMLKDEIKDLVVLSHPECEKEVRDISDFVGSTKEIIEYATNTNYKNYVIATEEGVIHTLKRDNPHKNFYAPGETATCPNMKKTRIKDVYESLLYMKHEINVDEEVADKARRALENMLLLAR; encoded by the coding sequence ATGATAGATGAAATAAATAGGTTAAAGAAAGAGAAAAATGCCTTAATCCTTGCCCATAACTATCAGCTTTTAGAAGTTATAGATGTTGCTGATTATGTTGGGGATTCCTTTTATTTGAGCGATATTGCAAAAAAATCCGATAAAGAAGTAATAGTCCTTTGCGGGGTTCATTTTATGGCAGAAAGTGCAAAAATTTTATCCCCACAAAAAACAGTTCTCCTTCCTGTTATTGACGCAGGCTGCCCCCTTGCTGACATGGTTGATACCGATAAACTTTCAGAATATAAATCAAAGCATCCTGACGCCGCCTTTGTTTGCTACATAAACACAACTGCAGAGGTTAAAGCCCTTTGCGATGTTGTTGTAACTTCCTCAAACGCACTTAAAATCATTAAAAAGCTTGATAACAGAAAAATAGTTTTTCTTCCTGACAAAAACCTTGGGGAATACATAAAAGAGCAGGTTCCTGAAAAAGAGATAATTCTTTGGGAAGGATTTTGCCCAACCCACAAAAAGATTTCAAAGGAAAGCATACTTATGCTTAAGGATGAAATAAAGGATTTAGTGGTTTTAAGCCACCCTGAATGCGAAAAGGAAGTCAGGGACATATCCGATTTTGTGGGAAGCACAAAGGAAATTATAGAATATGCCACAAATACAAACTATAAAAACTATGTTATAGCAACAGAAGAAGGAGTAATTCATACGCTAAAAAGGGATAACCCCCATAAAAATTTCTACGCCCCAGGGGAAACTGCAACCTGCCCTAATATGAAGAAAACAAGAATTAAAGATGTATATGAGAGCCTATTATATATGAAACACGAAATTAATGTTGATGAGGAAGTTGCAGACAAGGCAAGACGTGCCCTTGAAAACATGCTTCTTTTAGCAAGGTGA
- a CDS encoding D-alanyl-D-alanine carboxypeptidase family protein: MHKRIWSFILISVLVFTILFDNYALAANKNINLNAKAVYAATIDGKVIYSYNADKQLGIASTSKIMTYLLSRELMKKHNIKSTTQIIPKITKMPNDAVTIPLSSKKKVSLSSLLSTMMAISANNSAEALRYYFSSIEKKDFITLMNNKAKSLNMKNTNFINASGITENGKYNKSTARSMYLLARETILKYPEVLQYTNKQYIVFENKKLPTTFSSLLSTGIDGLKTGYTAAAGNCIVATATIKINNKSKRVIIVILGAQSSNQRKSDLIKLLALAKEFVKKNYSKT; this comes from the coding sequence ATGCACAAAAGAATTTGGAGTTTTATATTAATCAGTGTATTAGTCTTTACAATATTATTTGATAATTATGCATTAGCTGCAAATAAAAATATAAATCTCAATGCCAAAGCTGTATATGCTGCAACTATAGATGGGAAAGTTATTTATTCATATAATGCCGATAAACAGCTTGGAATTGCATCAACAAGCAAAATAATGACTTATCTTCTCTCCCGAGAACTTATGAAAAAACACAATATAAAATCTACAACTCAAATAATACCTAAGATTACAAAAATGCCCAATGATGCTGTTACAATTCCATTAAGTTCAAAAAAGAAGGTATCATTAAGCAGCTTGCTGTCAACTATGATGGCAATATCTGCAAATAACAGCGCCGAAGCACTAAGATATTATTTTTCAAGTATAGAAAAAAAAGATTTCATAACGTTAATGAATAACAAAGCAAAAAGCTTAAACATGAAAAATACAAATTTTATAAATGCATCAGGAATTACAGAAAACGGGAAATACAACAAGTCCACTGCAAGGAGTATGTATTTATTAGCAAGGGAGACAATATTAAAATATCCTGAAGTTTTGCAATATACTAATAAACAATATATAGTTTTTGAAAACAAAAAACTCCCAACTACTTTTAGCAGCTTATTATCAACAGGAATTGATGGTTTAAAAACAGGATATACAGCTGCAGCTGGCAATTGTATTGTTGCAACAGCTACCATAAAAATAAATAACAAAAGTAAAAGAGTAATTATAGTTATATTAGGTGCTCAAAGTAGCAACCAAAGAAAATCGGATCTAATAAAATTATTAGCCTTAGCAAAGGAATTTGTTAAAAAGAATTATAGTAAAACTTAG
- a CDS encoding anti-sigma factor domain-containing protein, with the protein MIKKGIVMDYDGKNAVLFTESGEFISIKTKEKLSIGQEYVYKTKGKIIPKQFLIAASIILVLFLSFFYNLYYTVYASVTVSINPEIRLDINRFDRIINAVPLNEDAKKLLSEAKVKYKKLDNGLIIIVNKAKEKKYINSEYYEGNPKSIKLLVDGKNINLTKFYKEIKKQKLNLNTLDIKTIKNNDNKTKLEKKEKVKENKINPPSIKKSNDVSIPSEKKIAKPKCKAKKEKVVPKGKNK; encoded by the coding sequence GGAGAGTTTATTAGCATTAAGACAAAAGAAAAGTTGTCAATAGGACAGGAATATGTATATAAAACAAAAGGAAAAATAATCCCTAAACAATTTTTAATTGCCGCCTCTATAATTTTAGTTCTTTTCTTAAGCTTTTTTTATAACCTTTATTACACCGTATATGCCTCCGTTACTGTGAGCATAAATCCTGAAATAAGGCTGGATATCAATAGATTTGACAGAATAATAAATGCTGTTCCTCTTAATGAAGATGCAAAAAAGCTCCTTTCCGAAGCCAAAGTAAAATACAAAAAATTAGACAATGGTCTTATAATAATCGTTAACAAAGCAAAGGAGAAAAAATATATAAATAGTGAATACTACGAAGGTAACCCAAAATCAATAAAACTTTTAGTAGATGGGAAAAACATAAATCTTACAAAGTTTTATAAAGAAATTAAAAAGCAAAAATTAAATTTAAACACTTTAGATATAAAAACTATAAAAAATAATGATAATAAAACTAAATTAGAGAAAAAGGAAAAAGTTAAGGAAAACAAAATAAATCCCCCTTCTATCAAAAAATCAAATGATGTTTCTATCCCTTCTGAAAAGAAAATAGCAAAACCTAAATGTAAAGCTAAAAAAGAAAAGGTAGTACCTAAAGGAAAAAATAAATAG
- the nadC gene encoding carboxylating nicotinate-nucleotide diphosphorylase, giving the protein MNLSVIDKLIIDALNEDVTYEDITTESIIPDSLQNSANLYAKQDGILAGIFVFKRVFEILGDVDVKVLKEDGNEIKKGDVVCTLRGKTKNILIGERTALNFIQRMSGIATLTREFVKRIEGTKAQLLDTRKTTPNLRILEKYSTMVGGAVNHRFNLSDGILIKDNHIKAAGGIYNAVELVKKRYSNLKKIEVETENLDMVREALKCSVDIIMLDNMSLQLIKEAVLLIDGRALTEVSGNVNLDTISDIAKTGVDFISTGAITHSYKSLDLSLRIV; this is encoded by the coding sequence ATGAACTTATCAGTCATTGATAAACTTATAATAGATGCTCTAAACGAAGATGTAACCTATGAGGATATAACAACTGAGTCTATAATCCCTGACAGCCTGCAAAACAGTGCAAATCTTTATGCAAAGCAGGATGGAATTTTAGCTGGAATTTTCGTATTTAAAAGGGTTTTTGAGATTTTAGGAGATGTTGATGTTAAGGTTTTAAAAGAGGATGGAAATGAAATTAAAAAAGGAGATGTAGTATGCACATTAAGGGGCAAAACCAAAAATATACTTATTGGTGAGAGAACTGCCCTTAATTTTATACAAAGGATGAGCGGTATTGCAACGCTTACAAGGGAATTTGTTAAAAGGATAGAAGGGACAAAGGCACAGCTTCTTGATACACGAAAGACAACTCCAAATCTTAGAATCCTTGAAAAATATTCAACAATGGTTGGAGGTGCTGTAAATCACAGGTTCAACCTGTCCGACGGCATATTAATTAAAGACAACCACATAAAGGCAGCTGGGGGAATTTATAATGCAGTAGAGCTTGTTAAAAAAAGATACTCCAATCTTAAAAAGATTGAGGTTGAAACGGAAAATTTAGACATGGTAAGGGAGGCTTTAAAGTGCAGTGTTGATATAATAATGCTTGATAATATGAGCCTTCAGCTTATTAAGGAAGCTGTTTTGTTAATAGACGGCAGGGCTTTAACTGAAGTTTCAGGAAATGTAAACTTAGATACTATAAGCGACATTGCAAAAACAGGGGTTGATTTTATATCAACCGGTGCCATAACCCACTCCTACAAATCCTTAGATTTGAGCCTTAGGATAGTATAG
- a CDS encoding heparinase II/III domain-containing protein, which yields MIKFSFPIENLKRRKKIEVFDLGGNWTEKELSIANNYLLSGYCYINKQFKPVKWEKDIWNSNLIKDRSWQFRLHTLIMIQHLTNVYESSKNITSIIKAKNILLDWMEHNYPNSKSEMAWHDHSTALRVIAICKFFESWKECDWDNNTAVKIAQLIEAHCIKLSDPNFYKEKHNHGLDQDIALYVASTVFSNLEKAPQWRQLALERFYNQLNQIFGFDGSYLEHSPGYSYLVCQRLFNFLNFMKSNGDCISEKLENIIASQLQFITFMLQPDGIITPIGDTQRTLLKIKKFKNPPKKALDNFDYILNKGIIGEFPSTTDMIYPVGGYLSARNRWDLDSDTVHLIFLSSFHSNVHKHHDDLSITLFAHNQPILIDSGKYNYNYNDPERQYVESNRAHNTVVVDDMNTDISKNNIGKSGITDYYMSEELCIGIGTHCLYHGVVHQRTVIFLKPYNIIILDELSGYKTHKFEQIFNFYPNIDCKVDNNKISGYINDNCRIQLTPLLAQNELEFSLVKGQKKPLRGWCSIEYAKLTPSFSGSFIQRGKKVRFATHINLKPSLYEVECFLWEGNFVKISLVGRNLELNLSDDEKLIIFNSRTEKMIKIYNQKLYEEIKKRIYIESISVDKPSPQKLGEKITFSCSALGDDLNYAWYVYKDNEKIFATSYSSKNYFLWEPYDVGNYKIKVFIKDLSGNKRTIIYSSFIII from the coding sequence ATGATAAAGTTTTCCTTTCCAATTGAAAATCTTAAAAGGAGAAAAAAAATAGAAGTTTTTGATCTGGGCGGAAACTGGACTGAGAAAGAATTGAGTATAGCAAATAATTATCTTTTAAGCGGATATTGCTATATTAACAAACAGTTTAAACCTGTAAAATGGGAAAAGGATATTTGGAACTCGAACCTAATAAAAGACAGGAGCTGGCAGTTTAGGCTTCACACTTTGATTATGATTCAACATCTTACAAACGTCTATGAATCTTCCAAAAATATTACCTCAATTATTAAAGCAAAAAATATTCTATTAGACTGGATGGAGCATAATTACCCAAATTCAAAATCAGAAATGGCATGGCATGACCATTCAACAGCACTAAGGGTTATAGCTATATGCAAGTTTTTTGAAAGCTGGAAGGAATGTGACTGGGATAATAATACAGCAGTTAAAATTGCACAGCTCATAGAAGCCCATTGCATCAAATTATCAGATCCCAATTTTTACAAAGAAAAGCATAATCATGGCTTAGATCAGGATATTGCTCTTTATGTAGCATCTACAGTATTTTCTAATCTTGAAAAAGCACCTCAGTGGCGTCAATTGGCTTTAGAAAGGTTTTATAATCAATTGAATCAGATATTCGGCTTTGATGGAAGCTATCTTGAACACTCACCAGGTTACAGCTATCTTGTATGCCAGAGGCTTTTCAATTTTCTTAACTTTATGAAGTCAAATGGAGATTGTATAAGTGAAAAACTTGAAAATATAATAGCTTCTCAGCTTCAATTCATTACTTTCATGCTTCAACCGGACGGTATAATAACTCCTATAGGTGATACTCAAAGGACACTTTTAAAAATAAAAAAATTCAAAAATCCTCCTAAAAAAGCATTGGACAATTTTGATTATATTTTAAACAAAGGCATAATAGGTGAATTTCCATCAACAACTGATATGATATACCCTGTTGGAGGATATTTATCAGCCCGCAACAGATGGGATTTAGATTCAGATACAGTTCATCTTATTTTTTTAAGCAGTTTCCACTCAAATGTGCATAAACATCATGATGATTTGTCAATAACTTTGTTTGCACATAATCAGCCTATTCTAATAGACTCTGGAAAATATAACTATAATTATAATGATCCTGAAAGACAGTATGTAGAATCTAATAGGGCTCATAATACTGTAGTAGTAGATGATATGAATACAGATATATCTAAAAACAATATAGGAAAGTCAGGAATAACTGATTACTATATGAGTGAAGAGCTGTGCATTGGAATTGGTACTCACTGCTTATATCATGGAGTTGTGCATCAAAGAACAGTAATTTTCTTAAAACCCTATAATATAATCATTTTAGATGAGCTTTCAGGCTATAAAACACATAAATTTGAGCAAATTTTTAATTTCTATCCTAATATTGACTGTAAAGTTGATAACAACAAAATATCAGGATATATAAATGACAATTGCAGAATACAGCTTACACCTTTGCTTGCTCAAAATGAATTGGAATTTAGCTTGGTTAAAGGTCAAAAAAAACCTCTCAGGGGCTGGTGTTCTATAGAATATGCCAAGCTGACTCCAAGCTTTTCAGGAAGTTTCATTCAGCGTGGAAAAAAAGTCCGTTTTGCTACTCATATAAATCTAAAACCATCTTTATATGAGGTAGAATGTTTTTTATGGGAAGGTAACTTTGTAAAAATTTCTTTGGTTGGAAGGAATCTGGAATTAAATTTAAGTGATGATGAAAAACTTATTATCTTTAACAGCAGAACAGAGAAAATGATTAAGATATACAATCAAAAGCTTTATGAGGAAATAAAAAAAAGGATATATATTGAATCTATTTCAGTTGATAAACCAAGTCCTCAAAAGTTAGGGGAAAAGATTACCTTTAGCTGCTCTGCATTAGGTGATGATCTAAATTATGCATGGTATGTATATAAAGATAATGAAAAAATATTTGCTACTTCTTATTCAAGTAAAAATTATTTCCTTTGGGAACCTTATGATGTTGGCAACTATAAAATTAAAGTATTTATAAAGGACTTATCAGGAAACAAAAGGACAATAATATATAGTTCTTTTATAATAATATAA
- the nagE gene encoding N-acetylglucosamine-specific PTS transporter subunit IIBC: MGNNKILTSLQKLGKALMTPVAVLPAAALLLRLGAPDVLNLKWMYAAGDAIFSNLALLFAVGISIGFAEENNGVAGLAAAVGYFVLTKVATTFNDKINMGVLAGIITGILAGTLYNKYKAIKLPDFLGFFGGKRFIPIITSFYSLIIGVIAGYVWPLIQNFISSFGNAIASSGAVGGFFFGLLNRLLIPFGLHHVLNSFVWFQFGEFKDAAGKIITGDLSRFFAGDPTAGTFMTGFFPIMMFALPAVCFAMIMAAKKAHRKEVAGMLLGAAFTSFLTGITEPIEFLFMFLSPVLYIVHALLSGLSLAITAALGMKCGFGFSAGLIDYVLNFGISSKPVGLLLVGLIFGVIYYFVFYYIIVKYNIPTPGRIEEESTAMSKLSASELNEKAKEILKFLGGKDNIISIDACITRIRVSVNNPDIIKEEDFKALGATGVIKMGKNNFQIIVGTMADILVTNIKAIMKGSN; encoded by the coding sequence ATGGGTAATAACAAAATACTTACCAGTTTACAAAAACTTGGTAAGGCATTGATGACACCAGTTGCTGTACTTCCAGCAGCTGCACTGCTTTTAAGGCTTGGTGCACCAGATGTGTTAAATCTAAAATGGATGTATGCAGCTGGTGATGCTATTTTTAGCAACCTTGCACTTTTATTTGCAGTTGGTATTTCAATAGGATTTGCAGAAGAAAATAATGGGGTTGCCGGCCTTGCTGCAGCTGTAGGATACTTTGTTCTTACAAAGGTTGCAACAACTTTTAACGACAAAATAAACATGGGAGTTTTGGCAGGTATAATAACAGGTATTTTAGCTGGAACCCTGTATAATAAATACAAAGCTATAAAACTTCCAGATTTTTTAGGATTCTTTGGAGGAAAAAGATTTATTCCTATTATCACATCATTTTATTCATTAATTATTGGAGTTATAGCAGGATATGTATGGCCTCTTATTCAAAATTTCATAAGCTCCTTTGGTAATGCAATAGCATCATCAGGGGCAGTTGGCGGATTTTTCTTTGGACTTTTAAACAGACTTCTCATTCCTTTTGGACTTCACCATGTTCTTAATTCCTTTGTATGGTTCCAGTTTGGTGAATTTAAAGATGCAGCAGGTAAGATAATTACAGGAGATTTATCAAGGTTCTTTGCAGGAGATCCTACTGCAGGTACCTTTATGACAGGATTTTTCCCAATAATGATGTTTGCTCTTCCAGCAGTTTGTTTTGCTATGATTATGGCTGCTAAAAAGGCGCATAGAAAAGAAGTTGCAGGTATGCTACTTGGAGCTGCTTTCACATCATTTTTAACAGGAATAACTGAACCTATCGAATTTTTATTCATGTTTCTATCACCAGTTCTTTATATTGTTCATGCACTTTTAAGTGGATTGTCACTTGCAATAACTGCAGCACTTGGAATGAAATGTGGATTTGGATTTTCAGCTGGGCTTATTGATTATGTATTAAACTTTGGAATATCAAGTAAACCCGTTGGACTGCTGCTTGTTGGACTTATCTTTGGTGTAATCTATTATTTTGTATTCTATTATATAATAGTTAAATACAATATACCAACCCCTGGAAGAATAGAAGAAGAATCTACAGCAATGTCAAAGCTTTCAGCTTCTGAATTAAATGAAAAAGCCAAAGAGATATTGAAATTTTTAGGAGGAAAGGATAATATTATAAGTATAGATGCATGTATAACAAGGATAAGGGTTAGCGTAAACAATCCAGATATAATAAAAGAAGAGGATTTTAAAGCATTAGGTGCTACCGGAGTTATAAAGATGGGTAAAAATAACTTCCAGATAATTGTTGGGACTATGGCAGACATATTAGTTACAAATATTAAGGCAATAATGAAAGGAAGCAATTAA
- a CDS encoding CgeB family protein: MVKIAAILDEFSYICFKEECDLIYLSPSNWKSLIQSQNPQIFFMESIWYGINGDWRQLISGTLGFKVSVIEPIIDYCKRHNIKTVFWNKEDPIHFSYFIDLARLFDYVFTTDADCIPKYVESLNHTRVYVLPFAAQPKIHNPINRLAEKLGQIAFAGSYHSKGHDLRNRDMEIILKPALKYDLSIYDRNFNNPNPYFHFPKDYEPYIKGSLPYIQMVQEYKKYYIFLNVNSIQNSPTMFSRRVFELLACGTNVVSGYSKGIENMFLGLVLMSKNKKETEENLNKLLNNEKLRDRLSLLGQREIFSKHTYRHRLNYILDKIGVNYLKENSIGVTVISCASSLEEIYQILENYKRQLYKRKELILLIKDYLLDIEEIKNIIRNEENIKIKVLNTNESIYKNIDNQIPSVSCRYISIFHPLSYYGEYFLWDLMNVFQHAKAQVAGKGTYFAYLEKYSKLILSNPNNEYRYTDFVNPFAAVIDKDIFKKVKFDYGLNTKAPLYIQIWAKEGIKMYSSDKFNYAYIVKSQIEEERQKMHSIILHEIEDFEVTSDYRPIVTV; this comes from the coding sequence ATGGTTAAAATAGCTGCTATTTTGGATGAGTTCAGTTATATTTGTTTTAAAGAAGAATGTGACCTTATATATTTGTCTCCATCAAACTGGAAATCTCTTATACAATCGCAAAATCCCCAGATATTTTTTATGGAATCAATCTGGTATGGAATAAATGGAGACTGGAGGCAATTAATAAGCGGCACTTTAGGGTTTAAAGTTAGTGTTATTGAGCCAATAATAGATTATTGTAAAAGACATAATATAAAAACAGTATTCTGGAACAAAGAAGATCCAATACATTTTTCCTATTTTATTGATTTAGCAAGACTTTTTGACTATGTATTTACTACTGACGCTGACTGCATTCCAAAATATGTAGAAAGTCTAAATCATACCAGAGTTTATGTACTCCCCTTTGCTGCACAGCCAAAAATTCACAATCCAATAAACCGCCTTGCTGAAAAACTCGGTCAAATAGCTTTTGCAGGAAGCTATCACAGCAAGGGGCATGATTTAAGAAACAGGGACATGGAGATAATATTAAAGCCAGCACTTAAATATGATTTGTCCATATATGATAGAAATTTTAATAATCCAAATCCATATTTCCATTTTCCCAAAGATTATGAGCCGTATATAAAAGGAAGTCTGCCTTATATTCAGATGGTTCAGGAATATAAAAAATACTATATTTTTTTAAATGTGAATTCAATCCAAAATAGTCCCACTATGTTTTCAAGAAGAGTTTTTGAACTTTTAGCCTGTGGAACAAATGTAGTAAGCGGTTATTCAAAAGGAATTGAGAATATGTTTTTAGGCTTGGTTCTTATGAGTAAAAATAAAAAAGAAACTGAGGAGAACTTAAATAAACTTTTAAATAATGAAAAATTAAGAGATAGGCTCTCTCTTCTTGGACAAAGGGAGATATTCAGCAAACATACTTACAGGCACAGATTAAATTATATATTGGATAAAATAGGAGTTAATTATCTGAAAGAAAATAGTATAGGGGTAACAGTTATATCCTGTGCAAGCAGCTTAGAAGAGATATATCAAATATTAGAAAACTATAAAAGGCAGCTTTATAAGAGAAAAGAACTTATTCTATTAATTAAGGATTACTTATTAGATATAGAAGAAATTAAAAATATTATTAGAAATGAAGAAAATATTAAAATTAAAGTCTTAAATACTAATGAGAGTATATATAAAAATATTGATAATCAAATACCTTCTGTTAGCTGCAGATATATATCTATCTTTCATCCACTAAGCTATTATGGCGAATATTTTCTATGGGATTTAATGAATGTATTTCAGCATGCAAAAGCTCAGGTAGCAGGAAAAGGTACTTATTTTGCATATTTAGAGAAGTATTCTAAACTAATATTATCAAATCCAAATAATGAATACAGGTATACTGATTTTGTAAATCCCTTTGCAGCAGTAATAGATAAAGATATATTTAAAAAAGTGAAATTTGACTACGGCTTAAATACAAAAGCTCCTTTATATATTCAAATTTGGGCTAAAGAGGGAATAAAAATGTATTCCTCTGACAAATTCAACTATGCCTATATAGTTAAATCACAAATTGAAGAAGAACGTCAAAAAATGCATAGTATTATTCTACATGAAATAGAGGATTTTGAGGTAACTTCAGATTATAGGCCGATTGTAACAGTTTAA